In Luteolibacter sp. Y139, the DNA window GAACTAGTAACGAGGCAGCAACCGTTCCGGTTCGCCCGACTCCGGCGGCGCAATGGATAGCGAGAACGGTTGCCGGTGAATGCAGAAGTCCGATCAGTCGGTCCAACATTATCAGGAATGTTGGTAGATCCTCCGGAACCGATCGATCACGGATTGGAAACTCCAGCCAGCGCTCGCCTAGTTCCGTGGCCTCCAGAAACCTCCAGTAATCGGGAGCCTTTCGCTTTCTCTCTGCTTCCCCGGCCAGGCAGACGACCCAGCCCTCAGCGTCGCCCTTGGTCAGCTGCTGCCAGAATCGGACCTGGAATTCTGCCGGTCGCCAGTAGCCGGGCATGTTTGTGAGGTAAAGGCGGCCAGGGAAAAGCGTGGGAAGGATTACAGGACGGAAGGGAGAACAAAGCATGGGGAATCTTCATTCCAGCATATGTGGGAAGGGGGGCACC includes these proteins:
- a CDS encoding phosphatase domain-containing putative toxin; this translates as MLCSPFRPVILPTLFPGRLYLTNMPGYWRPAEFQVRFWQQLTKGDAEGWVVCLAGEAERKRKAPDYWRFLEATELGERWLEFPIRDRSVPEDLPTFLIMLDRLIGLLHSPATVLAIHCAAGVGRTGTVAASLLVRIGLPPDEGLAAIEHAGSEPETARQLAFASAVEPLSSNQLADIPAARPKYWRNEAR